From Salvia splendens isolate huo1 chromosome 3, SspV2, whole genome shotgun sequence, a single genomic window includes:
- the LOC121795300 gene encoding probable low-specificity L-threonine aldolase 1 isoform X1, whose product MTLVTRRVDLRSDTVTKPTETMRAAMANAEVDDDVLGFDPTAACLEKKMAKIMGKEAALYVPSGTMANLICVLIHCQIRGSEVILGDYSHIHIYENGGISTLGGVHPRTVKNNEDGTMDIDRIEESIRDPSFEICYPTTRLICLENSHAHSGGRCLSAEYTDKVGELAKKYGLKLHIDGARIFNASVALGVPVHRLVQAADSVTACLSKGLGAPAGTIIAGSKDFIYKAKILRKTLGGGMRQIGVLCAAAIVAVEENVEKLVRDHKKAKALAAGINNIKGLKVGLDSVETNIVFFDVLKESGTTGDELMKKLEVHGVLAMPEGPCKIRLVLHHQISEHDVQYTISCIQKIVTGLPDKNGVH is encoded by the exons A TGACTTTGGTGACAAGAAGAGTGGACCTTCGATCTGACACTGTCACCAAACCAACTGAAACCATGCGGGCTGCAATGGCAAATGCTGAAGTTGACGATGATGTACTTGGTTTTGACCCGACTGCTGCTTGCCTTGAAAAAAAGATGGCAAAGATCATGGGGAAAGAAGCAGCATTATATGTCCCGTCAGGCACCATGGCTAACCTAATCTGCGTGCTCATTCACTGTCAGATCAGGGGAAGTGAAGTCATTCTTGGAGATTATTCCCATATCCATATTTATGAAAATGGAGGTATTTCAACGCTTGGAGGTGTACATCCTAGGACAGTGAAGAACAACGAAGATGGAACAATGGATATTGACCGAATTGAAGAATCTATCCGAGATCCAAGCTTTGAAATATGTTATCCAACAACTAGGCTCATTTGCTTGGAAAATTCACATGCTCA CTCCGGTGGTAGATGTCTTTCTGCTGAATATACAGACAAAGTTGGAGAGCTAGCAAAGAAATATGGGTTAAAACTCCACATTGATGGGGCTCGTATTTTTAATGCATCTGTG GCTCTAGGGGTTCCAGTGCATAGACTTGTGCAGGCTGCTGATTCAGTAACG GCTTGCCTGTCAAAAGGGCTTGGTGCTCCAGCTGGCACTATTATTGCAGGTTCAAAGGACTTCATTTACAAG GCTAAGATTCTTCGGAAGACATTGGGCGGTGGCATGAGACAAATTGGTGTCCTATGTGCTGCTGCTATAGTTGCAGTGGAAGAAAATGTTGAAAAGCTCGTACGCGATCATAAGAAAGCTAAGGCTTTGGCAG CGGGGATTAACAATATCAAAGGATTGAAAGTTGGCCTTGATTCTGTCGAGACCAATATT GTCTTCTTTGACGTTCTTAAGGAGTCAGGGACAACTGGAGATGAACTAATGAAAAAGCTAGAAGTACACGGTGTACTTGCAATGCCGGAAGGTCCATGCAA AATTAGGCTTGTCCTTCACCATCAGATCTCAGAACATGACGTGCAGTACACCATAAGTTGCATCCAG AAAATTGTGACTGGTCTCCCTGATAAAAATGGTGTCCATTGA
- the LOC121795299 gene encoding lysine-specific demethylase JMJ18-like isoform X2, which yields MGTELVGPCIKDDSMEIPSIPPGFESLVPVPFTLKTSEDNQVGSYSSSGNAFEQQTVRTEVDFDSNDDSATESITRRVGIKYSQFDYSSGDEHESQQVQHVLRHQLPKGIIRGCESCKNCQKVTANWRPEEARRPDLEAAPVFYPSEEEFEDTLKYISSIRAKAEIYGICRIVPPPSWKPPCPLKEREIWEKSKFATRVQRIDKLQNRNTMRKILQVNHNKKRKKRRCMKNGLDNETNNEEIKIPDEFGLHEVDRFGFEPGSEFTLDAFQKYADDFKVQYFRGNNSSESVGNGSVIQRQDWQPSVENIEGEYWRMVEKPTEEIEVLYGADLETGVFGSGFPKTAEQVSSDSDIKYINSGWNLNNFPRLPGSVLSFESSDISGVLVPWLYIGMCFSSFCWHVEDHHLYSLNYMHWGAPKLWYGVPGSDALKLEAAMKKHLPDLFDEQPDLLHKLVTQLSPSILRSEGVPVYRCVQNAGEFVLTFPRAYHAGFNSGFNCAEAVNVAPVDWLPHGHNVIELYREQGRKTSISHDKLLLGAAREAVKANWEYNLLRKSTANNLRWRDVCGKDGVLSKALKARVETERVRREFLSRSSTALKMESTFDATSERECSVCLFDLHLSAAGCHHCSPDKYACLNHAKQLCSCSWGAKFFLFRYDINELNILVEALEGKLSAVYRWARLDLGLSLSSYVSRENKQLPGVSGKLSHASQGSAVKDMGSQVTILSSKEQKGKADGAVPNHTKFVGSPNSSQNSMPPVVVLALQNMKATNSSSQKAEVSSPSLDCKQENSLQLASRYKALSNQLPSTKESLASEKHEGNQLSCPGSNAVVLLSDDDAGSEPSEEPSVVKEASEKHTVGIQKQVCPENIGSGHCLDKPASTTVVVDHSAMLERMKNGSGLEGVKVEDHAKGETCPDTSPHSSPSFKISMPGKGSSRDVPKKETPKCSDANVDGGHKPQQIYEEKSCNGDSKKSVELIVDSGAVNNSLTVPCNQSGSPNILDRYYRQKGPRIAKVVRRINCNVEPLNYGAVCAEKLWCDSRAIYPKGFRSRVRYIDVTDPSNMCYYVSQILDAGQSGPLFMVSVEHCPSEVYFHVSAARCWELVRDRVNQEIAKQHKLGRQNLPPLQPPGSLDGMEMFGFSSPAIVQAIQALDHNRVCSDYWRSRPLMQIPQQSQYAESSSVKSEDDEGRERERHAAVEKILDGLLKKASSEELQTLYSITHNNNPTSEKQSLLNHLLNDAIHKHPS from the exons ATGGGCACAGAACTTGTTGGACCTTGCATCAAAGATGACAGTATGGAGATTCCCTCAATCCCCCCTGGTTTTGAGTCACTTGTGCCCGTGCCCTTTACTTTAAAGACGTCAGAGGATAATCAAGTTGGCAGTTACTCAAGCTCTGGTAATGCTTTTGAACAACAAACAGTCAGGACAGAGGTGGACTTTGACAGTAATGATGACTCAGCTACGGAGTCCATTACGCGTAGGGTTGGAATAAAGTATAGCCAGTTTGATTACAGTTCCGGTGATGAACACGAATCTCAGCAG GTGCAGCATGTCTTGAGGCACCAACTCCCAAAAGGGATCATTCGTGGGTGTGAATCTTGTAAAAACTGCCAGAAG GTAACCGCAAACTGGCGTCCAGAAGAAGCTCGCAGGCCCGATCTTGAGGCGGCTCCTGTGTTTTATCCTTCTGAAGAG GAGTTTGAGGACACCTTAAAGTACATTTCTAGTATACGTGCTAAAGCAGAAATTTATGGGATTTGCCGCATAGTACCACCTCCTTCATGGAAGCCTCCTTGTCCTCTGAAGGAGAGAGAGATATGGGAGAAGTCCAAGTTTGCTACTCGAGTTCAAAGGATTGACAAGCTTCAGAATAGGAATACAATGAGAAAGATATTGCAAGTTAATCATaataaaaagaggaaaaagagaagatgcatGAAAAATGGACTTGATAATGAAACCAATAATGAGGAAATCAAAATTCCAGATGAATTTGGACTACATGAGGTTGATAGGTTTGGCTTTGAACCTGGTTCAGAATTTACCCTGGATGCATTCCAGAAATATGCCGATGATTTCAAGGTCCAGTACTTCAGAGGTAACAATAGTTCAGAATCGGTAGGTAATGGCTCAGTGATTCAGCGGCAGGACTGGCAGCCTTCAGTAGAAAATATTGAGGGAGAATATTGGCGGATGGTGGAGAAACCAACTGAAGAAATTGAG GTGCTTTATGGGGCTGATCTCGAAACAGGAGTATTTGGCAGTGGATTTCCTAAAACTGCTGAGCAAGTTAGTTCAGATTCGGATATAAAGTATATTAACTCGGGATGGAACTTAAATAACTTCCCTAGGCTTCCGGGTTCTGTTCTCTCATTTGAAAGCAGTGATATATCTGGCGTTCTAGTTCCTTGGCTGTATATAGGGATGTGTTTTTCGTCGTTTTGTTGG CATGTTGAGGATCACCACTTGTATTCATTGAATTACATGCATTGGGGTGCTCCAAAACTGTGGTATGGTGTTCCAGGATCGGATGCCCTAAAGCTGGAGGCAGCCATGAAGAAACATCTGCCAGACCTCTTTGATGAACAGCCTGACTTGCTTCATAAGCTG GTCACTCAGCTCTCCCCCTCAATCCTAAGATCTGAGGGAGTGCCTGTTTATCGGTGTGTCCAAAATGCTGGGGAATTTGTTTTGACATTCCCTCGAGCATATCATGCCGGATTTAATTCTGGCTTCAATTGCGCTGAAGCAGTTAATGTTGCTCCTGTTGATTGGTTGCCTCATGGGCATAATGTTATTGAGCTCTATCGTGAGCAAGGCCGAAAAACATCCATTTCACATGATAAACTTTTACTTGGTGCTGCTAGAGAAGCCGTGAAGGCAAATTGGGAATATAATTTACTGAGAAAGTCTACTGCAAATAATTTACGATGGAGGGATGTTTGTGGGAAGGATGGGGTTTTATCTAAAGCACTAAAG GCTCGCGTTGAGACAGAGAGGGTCCGGAGAGAATTCCTTAGCAGATCCTCAACGGCGCTGAAGATGGAGAGCACTTTTGATGCTACTAGTGAGAGGGAATGCAGTGTATGCCTGTTTGATTTGCATCTATCTGCTGCAGGTTGCCACCACTGTTCACCCGATAAATACGCATGCTTGAACCATGCTAAACAGCTATGTTCATGTTCATGGGGTGCTAAGTTTTTCCTTTTCCGTTATGACATCAATGAATTGAATATCTTGGTTGAAGCTCTAGAAGGGAAACTAAGCGCAGTATATCGATGGGCAAGACTTGATCTTGGGCTTTCTTTAAGTTCTTATGTCTCCAGGGAGAATAAGCAATTACCTGGGGTCAGTGGTAAATTATCCCATGCCTCTCAAGGATCGGCAGTGAAAGATATGGGTTCCCAAGTCACCATCCTATCTTCAAAAGAGCAGAAAGGCAAAGCAGATGGAGCTGTTCCGAATCATACCAAGTTTGTTGGCAGCCCAAATTCTTCTCAAAATTCGATGCCACCTGTGGTGGTATTGGCTCTGCAAAATATGAAGGCAACAAACTCATCTTCCCAGAAAGCTGAGGTATCTAGTCCTTCTCTTGATTGCAAGCAAGAGAACTCTTTGCAGTTAGCTTCTAGATACAAGGCCTTGTCAAACCAGCTTCCATCCACAAAGGAAAGCTTAGCTTCGGAGAAACATGAAGGGAATCAATTGTCATGTCCTGGCAGTAATGCAGTTGTGCTCCTCAGTGATGATGATGCGGGAAGTGAACCAAGTGAAGAACCGTCTGTTGTAAAGGAGGCATCTGAGAAGCATACAGTAGGAATTCAGAAGCAAGTTTGCCCTGAAAATATTGGTTCTGGTCATTGTCTTGACAAACCAGCCTCAACAACTGTCGTTGTTGACCATTCTGCAATGCTTGAGAGGATGAAGAATGGTTCTGGTTTAGAGGGGGTAAAAGTTGAAGACCACGCAAAAGGTGAAACGTGTCCTGATACCAGTCCACATAGCAGCCCTAGCTTTAAAATCTCCATGCCAGGTAAAGGTTCTAGTAGAGATGTCCCAAAAAAGGAGACTCCGAAATGCAGTGATGCCAATGTAGATGGTGGCCACAAACCACAACAAATTTATGAAGAAAAATCATGTAATGGAGATAGTAAAAAAAGTGTGGAGTTAATTGTTGATTCTGGAGCAGTTAACAACAGTTTAACTGTGCCATGTAATCAGTCTGGCTCCCCAAACATCTTGGATAGATATTATCGCCAGAAGGGGCCTCGCATTGCAAAGGTAGTTAGGAGAATTAATTGTAATGTCGAACCCTTGAACTATGGGGCTGTGTGTGCTGAAAAGTTGTGGTGCGACAGCCGCGCTATTTACCCAAAGG GATTTAGGAGTCGGGTCAGGTACATAGATGTCACAGATCCATCTAACATGTGCTACTATGTCTCTCAGATTCTGGATGCTGGACAAAGTGGACCTCTATTTATG GTTTCTGTGGAGCATTGTCCTAGTGAAGTATATTTTCATGTCTCTGCTGCTAGATGCTGGGAGTTGGTTCGGGATAGAGTAAATCAGGAGATTGCAAAACAACATAAGTTGGGAAGACAGAATCTTCCCCCTTTGCAGCCTCCAGGGAGTCTGGACGGAATGGAAATGTTTGGCTTTTCTTCTCCAGCTATTGTGCAG GCAATTCAGGCTCTTGATCACAATCGTGTGTGCTCGGATTACTGGAGATCGCGGCCGCTGATGCAGATCCCTCAGCAATCTCAGTATGCAGAAAGTAGCAGTGTGAAGAGTGAAGATGATGAAGgcagggaaagggaaaggcatGCTGCTGTTGAGAAAATACTTGACGGTCTACTAAAGAAGGCGAGCTCTGAGGAACTACAAACCCTGTACAGTATTACACATAACAACAATCCCACCAGCGAGAAGCAGAGCTTATTAAACCACCTTCTCAACGATGCGATTCACAAGCACCCCTCGTAG
- the LOC121795299 gene encoding lysine-specific demethylase JMJ18-like isoform X1, whose translation MMGTELVGPCIKDDSMEIPSIPPGFESLVPVPFTLKTSEDNQVGSYSSSGNAFEQQTVRTEVDFDSNDDSATESITRRVGIKYSQFDYSSGDEHESQQVQHVLRHQLPKGIIRGCESCKNCQKVTANWRPEEARRPDLEAAPVFYPSEEEFEDTLKYISSIRAKAEIYGICRIVPPPSWKPPCPLKEREIWEKSKFATRVQRIDKLQNRNTMRKILQVNHNKKRKKRRCMKNGLDNETNNEEIKIPDEFGLHEVDRFGFEPGSEFTLDAFQKYADDFKVQYFRGNNSSESVGNGSVIQRQDWQPSVENIEGEYWRMVEKPTEEIEVLYGADLETGVFGSGFPKTAEQVSSDSDIKYINSGWNLNNFPRLPGSVLSFESSDISGVLVPWLYIGMCFSSFCWHVEDHHLYSLNYMHWGAPKLWYGVPGSDALKLEAAMKKHLPDLFDEQPDLLHKLVTQLSPSILRSEGVPVYRCVQNAGEFVLTFPRAYHAGFNSGFNCAEAVNVAPVDWLPHGHNVIELYREQGRKTSISHDKLLLGAAREAVKANWEYNLLRKSTANNLRWRDVCGKDGVLSKALKARVETERVRREFLSRSSTALKMESTFDATSERECSVCLFDLHLSAAGCHHCSPDKYACLNHAKQLCSCSWGAKFFLFRYDINELNILVEALEGKLSAVYRWARLDLGLSLSSYVSRENKQLPGVSGKLSHASQGSAVKDMGSQVTILSSKEQKGKADGAVPNHTKFVGSPNSSQNSMPPVVVLALQNMKATNSSSQKAEVSSPSLDCKQENSLQLASRYKALSNQLPSTKESLASEKHEGNQLSCPGSNAVVLLSDDDAGSEPSEEPSVVKEASEKHTVGIQKQVCPENIGSGHCLDKPASTTVVVDHSAMLERMKNGSGLEGVKVEDHAKGETCPDTSPHSSPSFKISMPGKGSSRDVPKKETPKCSDANVDGGHKPQQIYEEKSCNGDSKKSVELIVDSGAVNNSLTVPCNQSGSPNILDRYYRQKGPRIAKVVRRINCNVEPLNYGAVCAEKLWCDSRAIYPKGFRSRVRYIDVTDPSNMCYYVSQILDAGQSGPLFMVSVEHCPSEVYFHVSAARCWELVRDRVNQEIAKQHKLGRQNLPPLQPPGSLDGMEMFGFSSPAIVQAIQALDHNRVCSDYWRSRPLMQIPQQSQYAESSSVKSEDDEGRERERHAAVEKILDGLLKKASSEELQTLYSITHNNNPTSEKQSLLNHLLNDAIHKHPS comes from the exons A TGATGGGCACAGAACTTGTTGGACCTTGCATCAAAGATGACAGTATGGAGATTCCCTCAATCCCCCCTGGTTTTGAGTCACTTGTGCCCGTGCCCTTTACTTTAAAGACGTCAGAGGATAATCAAGTTGGCAGTTACTCAAGCTCTGGTAATGCTTTTGAACAACAAACAGTCAGGACAGAGGTGGACTTTGACAGTAATGATGACTCAGCTACGGAGTCCATTACGCGTAGGGTTGGAATAAAGTATAGCCAGTTTGATTACAGTTCCGGTGATGAACACGAATCTCAGCAG GTGCAGCATGTCTTGAGGCACCAACTCCCAAAAGGGATCATTCGTGGGTGTGAATCTTGTAAAAACTGCCAGAAG GTAACCGCAAACTGGCGTCCAGAAGAAGCTCGCAGGCCCGATCTTGAGGCGGCTCCTGTGTTTTATCCTTCTGAAGAG GAGTTTGAGGACACCTTAAAGTACATTTCTAGTATACGTGCTAAAGCAGAAATTTATGGGATTTGCCGCATAGTACCACCTCCTTCATGGAAGCCTCCTTGTCCTCTGAAGGAGAGAGAGATATGGGAGAAGTCCAAGTTTGCTACTCGAGTTCAAAGGATTGACAAGCTTCAGAATAGGAATACAATGAGAAAGATATTGCAAGTTAATCATaataaaaagaggaaaaagagaagatgcatGAAAAATGGACTTGATAATGAAACCAATAATGAGGAAATCAAAATTCCAGATGAATTTGGACTACATGAGGTTGATAGGTTTGGCTTTGAACCTGGTTCAGAATTTACCCTGGATGCATTCCAGAAATATGCCGATGATTTCAAGGTCCAGTACTTCAGAGGTAACAATAGTTCAGAATCGGTAGGTAATGGCTCAGTGATTCAGCGGCAGGACTGGCAGCCTTCAGTAGAAAATATTGAGGGAGAATATTGGCGGATGGTGGAGAAACCAACTGAAGAAATTGAG GTGCTTTATGGGGCTGATCTCGAAACAGGAGTATTTGGCAGTGGATTTCCTAAAACTGCTGAGCAAGTTAGTTCAGATTCGGATATAAAGTATATTAACTCGGGATGGAACTTAAATAACTTCCCTAGGCTTCCGGGTTCTGTTCTCTCATTTGAAAGCAGTGATATATCTGGCGTTCTAGTTCCTTGGCTGTATATAGGGATGTGTTTTTCGTCGTTTTGTTGG CATGTTGAGGATCACCACTTGTATTCATTGAATTACATGCATTGGGGTGCTCCAAAACTGTGGTATGGTGTTCCAGGATCGGATGCCCTAAAGCTGGAGGCAGCCATGAAGAAACATCTGCCAGACCTCTTTGATGAACAGCCTGACTTGCTTCATAAGCTG GTCACTCAGCTCTCCCCCTCAATCCTAAGATCTGAGGGAGTGCCTGTTTATCGGTGTGTCCAAAATGCTGGGGAATTTGTTTTGACATTCCCTCGAGCATATCATGCCGGATTTAATTCTGGCTTCAATTGCGCTGAAGCAGTTAATGTTGCTCCTGTTGATTGGTTGCCTCATGGGCATAATGTTATTGAGCTCTATCGTGAGCAAGGCCGAAAAACATCCATTTCACATGATAAACTTTTACTTGGTGCTGCTAGAGAAGCCGTGAAGGCAAATTGGGAATATAATTTACTGAGAAAGTCTACTGCAAATAATTTACGATGGAGGGATGTTTGTGGGAAGGATGGGGTTTTATCTAAAGCACTAAAG GCTCGCGTTGAGACAGAGAGGGTCCGGAGAGAATTCCTTAGCAGATCCTCAACGGCGCTGAAGATGGAGAGCACTTTTGATGCTACTAGTGAGAGGGAATGCAGTGTATGCCTGTTTGATTTGCATCTATCTGCTGCAGGTTGCCACCACTGTTCACCCGATAAATACGCATGCTTGAACCATGCTAAACAGCTATGTTCATGTTCATGGGGTGCTAAGTTTTTCCTTTTCCGTTATGACATCAATGAATTGAATATCTTGGTTGAAGCTCTAGAAGGGAAACTAAGCGCAGTATATCGATGGGCAAGACTTGATCTTGGGCTTTCTTTAAGTTCTTATGTCTCCAGGGAGAATAAGCAATTACCTGGGGTCAGTGGTAAATTATCCCATGCCTCTCAAGGATCGGCAGTGAAAGATATGGGTTCCCAAGTCACCATCCTATCTTCAAAAGAGCAGAAAGGCAAAGCAGATGGAGCTGTTCCGAATCATACCAAGTTTGTTGGCAGCCCAAATTCTTCTCAAAATTCGATGCCACCTGTGGTGGTATTGGCTCTGCAAAATATGAAGGCAACAAACTCATCTTCCCAGAAAGCTGAGGTATCTAGTCCTTCTCTTGATTGCAAGCAAGAGAACTCTTTGCAGTTAGCTTCTAGATACAAGGCCTTGTCAAACCAGCTTCCATCCACAAAGGAAAGCTTAGCTTCGGAGAAACATGAAGGGAATCAATTGTCATGTCCTGGCAGTAATGCAGTTGTGCTCCTCAGTGATGATGATGCGGGAAGTGAACCAAGTGAAGAACCGTCTGTTGTAAAGGAGGCATCTGAGAAGCATACAGTAGGAATTCAGAAGCAAGTTTGCCCTGAAAATATTGGTTCTGGTCATTGTCTTGACAAACCAGCCTCAACAACTGTCGTTGTTGACCATTCTGCAATGCTTGAGAGGATGAAGAATGGTTCTGGTTTAGAGGGGGTAAAAGTTGAAGACCACGCAAAAGGTGAAACGTGTCCTGATACCAGTCCACATAGCAGCCCTAGCTTTAAAATCTCCATGCCAGGTAAAGGTTCTAGTAGAGATGTCCCAAAAAAGGAGACTCCGAAATGCAGTGATGCCAATGTAGATGGTGGCCACAAACCACAACAAATTTATGAAGAAAAATCATGTAATGGAGATAGTAAAAAAAGTGTGGAGTTAATTGTTGATTCTGGAGCAGTTAACAACAGTTTAACTGTGCCATGTAATCAGTCTGGCTCCCCAAACATCTTGGATAGATATTATCGCCAGAAGGGGCCTCGCATTGCAAAGGTAGTTAGGAGAATTAATTGTAATGTCGAACCCTTGAACTATGGGGCTGTGTGTGCTGAAAAGTTGTGGTGCGACAGCCGCGCTATTTACCCAAAGG GATTTAGGAGTCGGGTCAGGTACATAGATGTCACAGATCCATCTAACATGTGCTACTATGTCTCTCAGATTCTGGATGCTGGACAAAGTGGACCTCTATTTATG GTTTCTGTGGAGCATTGTCCTAGTGAAGTATATTTTCATGTCTCTGCTGCTAGATGCTGGGAGTTGGTTCGGGATAGAGTAAATCAGGAGATTGCAAAACAACATAAGTTGGGAAGACAGAATCTTCCCCCTTTGCAGCCTCCAGGGAGTCTGGACGGAATGGAAATGTTTGGCTTTTCTTCTCCAGCTATTGTGCAG GCAATTCAGGCTCTTGATCACAATCGTGTGTGCTCGGATTACTGGAGATCGCGGCCGCTGATGCAGATCCCTCAGCAATCTCAGTATGCAGAAAGTAGCAGTGTGAAGAGTGAAGATGATGAAGgcagggaaagggaaaggcatGCTGCTGTTGAGAAAATACTTGACGGTCTACTAAAGAAGGCGAGCTCTGAGGAACTACAAACCCTGTACAGTATTACACATAACAACAATCCCACCAGCGAGAAGCAGAGCTTATTAAACCACCTTCTCAACGATGCGATTCACAAGCACCCCTCGTAG
- the LOC121795300 gene encoding probable low-specificity L-threonine aldolase 1 isoform X3 has product MRAAMANAEVDDDVLGFDPTAACLEKKMAKIMGKEAALYVPSGTMANLICVLIHCQIRGSEVILGDYSHIHIYENGGISTLGGVHPRTVKNNEDGTMDIDRIEESIRDPSFEICYPTTRLICLENSHAHSGGRCLSAEYTDKVGELAKKYGLKLHIDGARIFNASVALGVPVHRLVQAADSVTACLSKGLGAPAGTIIAGSKDFIYKAKILRKTLGGGMRQIGVLCAAAIVAVEENVEKLVRDHKKAKALAAGINNIKGLKVGLDSVETNIVFFDVLKESGTTGDELMKKLEVHGVLAMPEGPCKIRLVLHHQISEHDVQYTISCIQKIVTGLPDKNGVH; this is encoded by the exons ATGCGGGCTGCAATGGCAAATGCTGAAGTTGACGATGATGTACTTGGTTTTGACCCGACTGCTGCTTGCCTTGAAAAAAAGATGGCAAAGATCATGGGGAAAGAAGCAGCATTATATGTCCCGTCAGGCACCATGGCTAACCTAATCTGCGTGCTCATTCACTGTCAGATCAGGGGAAGTGAAGTCATTCTTGGAGATTATTCCCATATCCATATTTATGAAAATGGAGGTATTTCAACGCTTGGAGGTGTACATCCTAGGACAGTGAAGAACAACGAAGATGGAACAATGGATATTGACCGAATTGAAGAATCTATCCGAGATCCAAGCTTTGAAATATGTTATCCAACAACTAGGCTCATTTGCTTGGAAAATTCACATGCTCA CTCCGGTGGTAGATGTCTTTCTGCTGAATATACAGACAAAGTTGGAGAGCTAGCAAAGAAATATGGGTTAAAACTCCACATTGATGGGGCTCGTATTTTTAATGCATCTGTG GCTCTAGGGGTTCCAGTGCATAGACTTGTGCAGGCTGCTGATTCAGTAACG GCTTGCCTGTCAAAAGGGCTTGGTGCTCCAGCTGGCACTATTATTGCAGGTTCAAAGGACTTCATTTACAAG GCTAAGATTCTTCGGAAGACATTGGGCGGTGGCATGAGACAAATTGGTGTCCTATGTGCTGCTGCTATAGTTGCAGTGGAAGAAAATGTTGAAAAGCTCGTACGCGATCATAAGAAAGCTAAGGCTTTGGCAG CGGGGATTAACAATATCAAAGGATTGAAAGTTGGCCTTGATTCTGTCGAGACCAATATT GTCTTCTTTGACGTTCTTAAGGAGTCAGGGACAACTGGAGATGAACTAATGAAAAAGCTAGAAGTACACGGTGTACTTGCAATGCCGGAAGGTCCATGCAA AATTAGGCTTGTCCTTCACCATCAGATCTCAGAACATGACGTGCAGTACACCATAAGTTGCATCCAG AAAATTGTGACTGGTCTCCCTGATAAAAATGGTGTCCATTGA